A stretch of the Gemmatimonadota bacterium genome encodes the following:
- a CDS encoding histidinol-phosphatase, which translates to MTTSPERVSVHGGHSGQFCGHAEDQLEDIVRAYIAHGYAWVGITEHMPPEKDELSYPDELDAGLSAVDQQARFAEYMSTCRRLRDKYASEIRILVAFEAEAYTGYESWVPAVRKEFEPDYIVGSLHQINDELFDGSPEWYRAAAETAGGVDELYCAYFDRQYEVITTLSPEVIGHFDLVRIFDPDYRARLVKPFVWKRVVRNLEAIRDLGSIMDFNLAALKKGQPEPYIARPVLEQARKMGIAVVPGDDSHGVGNIDQFWDEGVRILRAAGFDLKWKCPA; encoded by the coding sequence ATGACGACATCCCCGGAACGCGTTTCCGTCCACGGCGGCCACAGCGGACAGTTCTGCGGTCACGCGGAGGATCAGTTGGAGGACATCGTCCGAGCCTATATCGCCCACGGGTACGCCTGGGTGGGCATCACCGAGCACATGCCGCCGGAGAAGGATGAGCTGAGCTACCCCGATGAGCTGGACGCCGGCCTGAGCGCCGTCGATCAACAGGCCCGTTTTGCCGAGTACATGTCGACCTGCCGGCGGCTCCGGGACAAATACGCCTCGGAGATCCGGATCCTGGTGGCCTTCGAGGCGGAGGCGTACACGGGCTATGAAAGCTGGGTGCCCGCCGTGCGGAAGGAGTTCGAGCCCGATTACATCGTGGGCTCCTTGCACCAGATCAATGACGAGTTGTTCGATGGGTCGCCGGAGTGGTACCGGGCGGCGGCAGAAACAGCAGGAGGTGTGGACGAGTTGTACTGTGCCTACTTCGACCGCCAGTACGAGGTGATCACGACGCTTTCACCCGAGGTGATCGGGCACTTCGACCTGGTCCGAATCTTCGATCCGGATTACAGGGCGCGCCTGGTCAAACCCTTCGTGTGGAAACGAGTCGTGCGTAACCTGGAAGCGATCCGGGACCTGGGGTCGATCATGGACTTCAACCTGGCCGCGCTAAAAAAGGGCCAGCCAGAGCCCTATATTGCCCGCCCGGTGCTCGAGCAGGCCCGGAAGATGGGCATCGCCGTGGTGCCCGGGGACGACTCCCACGGCGTGGGCAACATCGACCAGTTCTGGGACGAGGGCGTGCGCATACTGCGGGCTGCGGGATTCGACTTGAAATGGAAATGCCCCGCGTGA